One part of the Desulfonema ishimotonii genome encodes these proteins:
- a CDS encoding TetR/AcrR family transcriptional regulator produces the protein MSQIAKEAGVADGTIYLYFKNKDDILVQFFNYKTKQIFAGFREEVDKADNARDKFRNLVYRHLEEFQRDRDMALVYQAVTLQKNELIQENIREMSKMYLDIVSEIIERGQEEGTLRRDLYLGLVKHFILGAVESTITNWLRSKRDYDLVSMADPLIDLFIRGIGNPENTGKENGQ, from the coding sequence ATTTCTCAGATTGCAAAAGAAGCCGGTGTTGCGGACGGAACGATCTACCTTTATTTCAAAAATAAAGACGATATTCTGGTCCAGTTTTTCAACTACAAAACCAAGCAGATTTTTGCCGGTTTCAGAGAGGAAGTCGATAAGGCGGATAACGCCAGGGATAAATTTCGCAATCTGGTGTACCGCCATCTTGAGGAATTTCAGCGCGACAGAGATATGGCGCTGGTGTATCAGGCCGTAACTCTCCAGAAAAACGAGCTGATTCAGGAAAATATCCGGGAGATGTCAAAGATGTACCTGGACATCGTATCGGAGATTATCGAGCGGGGACAGGAAGAGGGGACCCTGCGGCGGGATTTGTACCTGGGGCTGGTCAAGCATTTTATCCTGGGTGCGGTGGAATCGACGATCACCAACTGGTTACGCTCAAAAAGAGATTATGACCTGGTATCTATGGCCGATCCCCTGATTGACCTTTTTATCCGGGGGATCGGAAATCCTGAAAATACAGGGAAAGAGAACGGGCAATAA
- a CDS encoding acyl-CoA dehydrogenase: MAQVIADRRDIDFVLHEQLEVGNFSKHEAYAEFTKKTVDLIVNEARNLAVKEILPLQKIGDEQGCKFEAGKVTVPQEFHKVYELFCEGEWLAMNEDPEWGGQGMPRAVSLAASDYFNGANYSFIMYPGLTHGAAKLVEAFGTDEQKRIFLKKMYTGEWTGTMLLTEPEAGSDVGALTTTAVKNDDGTYSLSGNKIFISSGEHDLTENIIHPVLARIEGAPEGTRGISLFLAPKFRVNEDGSLGEFNDVVCTGIEHKMGIHGNSTCSLTLGGKGQCIGTLLGEENKGMRAMFLMMNEARALVGQQGFGCASASYMNAVNYARERVQGKNLLQMMDPEASDVAIIQHPDVRRMLLKMKSLVEGMRSLIYYHGYLDDLKKLTDDADEKARYQGMLELLTPIVKGYITDRAFEVCSDGIQVYGGYGFIQEYPQEQLLRDCKITQIYEGTNGIQAMDLLGRKLGMNKGKPVMDLLGEMNKIIAAAKGIEGLEDFAADFETAVNKLGEVGIHMGTTAMSPKVLNAFSFAHPFMEATGDVVMAWMLLWRATIAAQKMEKAKKKDKAFYEGQVKSAEYFIKAMLPITMGKMSAILANTGAAVEISEDAFGGK; this comes from the coding sequence ATGGCACAGGTTATCGCAGATCGCAGAGATATTGACTTTGTCCTTCACGAACAACTGGAAGTCGGAAATTTCAGCAAACACGAAGCATATGCTGAATTTACTAAAAAAACCGTTGATCTGATCGTGAACGAGGCCCGCAACCTGGCTGTTAAGGAAATTCTGCCGCTTCAGAAGATCGGGGACGAGCAGGGGTGTAAGTTCGAGGCCGGAAAGGTGACGGTTCCCCAGGAGTTCCACAAGGTGTACGAGCTGTTCTGCGAGGGAGAATGGCTGGCCATGAACGAAGATCCCGAGTGGGGCGGGCAGGGAATGCCGAGAGCCGTTTCACTGGCGGCCAGCGACTACTTTAACGGTGCCAACTATTCGTTTATCATGTATCCGGGGCTGACCCACGGGGCCGCAAAGCTGGTTGAGGCGTTCGGGACAGATGAGCAGAAGAGAATCTTTCTGAAAAAAATGTACACCGGTGAGTGGACCGGGACCATGCTGCTGACCGAGCCGGAAGCCGGGTCGGATGTCGGCGCGCTCACCACGACGGCTGTAAAAAATGATGATGGCACCTATTCTCTTTCCGGCAACAAGATCTTCATCTCCAGCGGCGAACATGACCTGACCGAGAACATTATCCACCCGGTTCTGGCCCGCATCGAAGGTGCGCCCGAAGGCACCAGGGGCATCTCTCTCTTCCTGGCGCCCAAATTCCGCGTCAACGAAGACGGCAGTCTGGGCGAGTTCAACGACGTGGTCTGCACCGGTATCGAACACAAGATGGGCATCCACGGCAACTCCACCTGTTCCCTGACCCTGGGCGGCAAGGGGCAGTGCATCGGTACGCTTCTGGGCGAGGAGAACAAGGGCATGAGGGCCATGTTCCTGATGATGAACGAAGCCCGCGCCCTGGTGGGCCAGCAGGGATTCGGCTGCGCGTCGGCCTCCTACATGAACGCCGTTAATTATGCCAGAGAGCGGGTTCAGGGCAAAAATCTGCTCCAGATGATGGACCCGGAAGCGTCCGATGTCGCCATTATCCAGCACCCGGACGTGCGCCGTATGCTCCTCAAAATGAAAAGCCTGGTTGAGGGAATGCGCAGCCTGATTTACTACCACGGCTATCTGGATGACCTGAAGAAGCTGACGGACGATGCGGATGAGAAGGCCAGGTATCAGGGTATGCTTGAGCTGCTGACACCCATTGTCAAAGGCTATATCACCGACCGCGCTTTTGAAGTGTGCAGCGATGGCATCCAGGTCTACGGCGGTTACGGCTTTATCCAGGAATATCCCCAGGAGCAGCTTCTCAGAGACTGCAAGATCACCCAGATCTATGAAGGCACCAACGGCATCCAGGCCATGGATCTCCTGGGCCGGAAGCTGGGAATGAACAAGGGCAAACCGGTCATGGATCTTCTGGGCGAGATGAACAAGATCATCGCCGCCGCCAAGGGTATTGAGGGGCTGGAGGATTTTGCAGCGGATTTTGAAACGGCTGTCAACAAGCTGGGCGAGGTCGGCATCCACATGGGTACCACCGCCATGTCACCCAAGGTGCTGAATGCCTTCTCCTTTGCCCATCCGTTCATGGAAGCGACCGGTGATGTGGTCATGGCGTGGATGCTGCTGTGGCGGGCCACCATCGCGGCTCAGAAGATGGAAAAGGCAAAGAAGAAAGACAAGGCGTTCTACGAGGGACAGGTCAAGAGCGCCGAATATTTTATCAAGGCCATGCTTCCGATCACGATGGGCAAAATGAGTGCGATCCTGGCCAATACCGGCGCGGCGGTTGAGATTTCCGAGGATGCCTTCGGCGGAAAGTAA
- a CDS encoding peptidylprolyl isomerase — protein sequence MNVRGICRGAVLTALALTLTALPGWAEKKPAAEGNIALVNGKAITQSAFDQEMGPVLQRMKMTGKPVADDQLAEVRKKTLENMIDRELLYQDSSQKGITVDDAAVDKQLASFKARFPEEAQFKQALEKMNLTEDIIKKQIREQLTIQELVDTQIIPKIKTSDADIRKYYDEHPDFFKQSEQVKASHILIKLDANADEAQKAEARKKIEDIQKKLKEGGDFAALAKEASDCPSGKSGGDLGSFGRGQMVRPFEEAAFAAKPGEITDIVETRFGYHLIRVDEKKPATTIAFEEARPKIEGVLKREGVRKGMSEYIDALKKKAKIERFL from the coding sequence ATGAACGTGAGAGGAATCTGCCGTGGAGCGGTATTGACCGCCCTGGCTTTGACACTGACGGCCCTGCCGGGCTGGGCTGAAAAGAAGCCGGCTGCGGAGGGGAATATTGCTTTGGTGAACGGCAAGGCGATTACGCAGAGTGCCTTTGATCAGGAAATGGGGCCGGTGCTTCAGCGCATGAAAATGACTGGGAAGCCGGTGGCCGATGATCAGCTGGCGGAAGTCAGAAAAAAGACGCTTGAAAATATGATTGACCGGGAGCTGCTTTATCAGGATTCGAGTCAGAAGGGGATCACGGTTGACGATGCGGCTGTGGACAAACAGCTTGCCTCCTTTAAGGCCCGGTTTCCTGAAGAGGCGCAGTTTAAGCAGGCGCTGGAAAAGATGAACCTGACCGAGGACATCATTAAAAAGCAGATCCGGGAACAGCTGACCATTCAGGAACTGGTGGATACCCAGATTATTCCTAAAATAAAGACTTCTGACGCAGATATCCGTAAATATTACGATGAGCACCCGGATTTTTTCAAGCAGTCCGAGCAGGTGAAGGCCAGCCATATCCTGATCAAGCTGGATGCGAATGCGGATGAAGCCCAAAAGGCGGAAGCCCGGAAGAAGATCGAAGATATTCAGAAGAAATTGAAAGAAGGGGGCGATTTTGCAGCGCTTGCCAAAGAGGCTTCCGATTGTCCGAGCGGGAAATCCGGCGGGGATCTGGGGTCTTTCGGACGTGGCCAGATGGTCAGGCCTTTTGAAGAAGCAGCCTTTGCTGCAAAGCCGGGTGAGATAACGGACATCGTAGAGACCCGGTTTGGATATCACCTGATCCGGGTCGATGAGAAGAAACCGGCGACAACTATTGCCTTTGAGGAAGCCAGGCCCAAAATCGAAGGTGTTCTGAAACGGGAGGGCGTCCGGAAAGGGATGAGCGAGTATATTGATGCATTGAAGAAAAAGGCCAAAATCGAAAGATTTTTGTAA